From Quercus lobata isolate SW786 chromosome 1, ValleyOak3.0 Primary Assembly, whole genome shotgun sequence, one genomic window encodes:
- the LOC115986450 gene encoding L-type lectin-domain containing receptor kinase IV.1-like, which yields MATVLTSPSFLIILYLLSIPLKFAQDVNFIYNGFHQANLHLDGIAKIHPNGLLQLTNTSNQQVGYAFHPLPLKFNTTSTSSLTPSLSFSTNFVFAIVPQIPNLGGHGLTFTISPSWDFTHAVTSQFLGLFNSKDDGLPANHILAIELDTLLNPELLDINKNHVGIDVNGVISVESAPASYIPNKEGKNISLDLLSGNPMHLWIDYDEAEKLLNVTLAPTSSSRPDQPLLSRPIDLSRVLLDSMYIGFTAATGGATSDHYILGWSFNKSGQAQSLDVSKLPSLPRLRKRKVKVGQVIMILLVAVLLVIVLIMIIGAAYISRRKKYEELREEWEREYGPHRFIYKNLYKATKGFSDKGLLGSGGFGKVYRGILPSSNVQIAVKRVSHDSKQGLKEFVAEIISMGRLRHRNLVQLLGYCRRRGELLLVYDYMPNGSLDKFLYDNEKPNLNWIQRFRILRGVASGLLYLHEEWEQVVLHRDVKASNVLLDAELNGRLGDFGLARLYDHGTNPQTTHVVGTVGYLAPELTRTGRATTCTDVFAFGAFMLEVACGRRPIDRRLPEEVILVDWVFGCWKKGAILDASDPRLEGNYVMEEMELVLKLGLLCSHSMPAARPSMRQVMQFLDGNADLPELPYDNACFSNFTSTETSEILLSIPSSYGNGSAPSSSTTDSILKSGR from the coding sequence ATGGCTACAGTTCTTACATCACCTTCTTTTCTGATAATTCTCTACTTACTTAGTATTCCACTGAAATTTGCTCAAGATGTGAACTTCATCTATAATGGCTTCCATCAAGCCAATCTACATCTAGACGGAATTGCAAAAATCCACCCCAATGGTCTATTGCAACTAACCAACACTTCAAACCAACAAGTTGGTTATGCTTTCCACCCACTCCCTTTAAAATTTAACACAACTTCTACTTCCAGTTTAACCCCATCTCTTTCATTTTCCACAAACTTTGTATTTGCAATAGTTCCTCAAATACCAAATTTGGGGGGTCATGGCCTTACCTTCACCATCTCTCCCTCTTGGGACTTCACCCATGCTGTAACAAGTCAGTTTCTGGGACTCTTCAATTCCAAAGATGATGGCCTTCCAGCAAACCACATATTAGCCATAGAGCTTGATACTCTTCTGAATCCTGAGTTACtagatataaataaaaaccatgTGGGAATTGACGTGAATGGCGTGATATCAGTTGAATCAGCTCCTGCATCATACATTCCTAATAAAGAAGGGAAGAATATAAGCTTGGACCTCTTGAGTGGCAACCCAATGCACCTTTGGATAGACTATGATGAGGCAGAAAAGTTACTGAATGTAACACTAGCTCCAACCAGTAGCTCAAGACCAGACCAACCTCTCCTGTCAAGACCAATTGATCTGTCTAGAGTTCTCTTGGACTCTATGTATATTGGTTTCACTGCAGCCACCGGAGGAGCTACAAGTGACCACTATATTCTTGGATGGAGCTTTAATAAAAGTGGACAAGCACAAAGCCTTGATGTTTCCAAGCTTCCTTCACTTCCCCGattgaggaaaagaaaagtgaaagtAGGACAAGTGATCATGATTTTGTTAGTAGCAGTACTGCTAGTGATTGTGCTAATAATGATTATTGGAGCTGCTTACATTTCAAGGAGGAAGAAATATGAAGAACTACGTGAAGAATGGGAAAGGGAGTATGGTCCTCACAGGTTTATCTATAAGAATCTCTACAAAGCAACAAAAGGTTTCTCAGACAAAGGGCTTCTTGGATCTGGAGGTTTTGGAAAAGTTTATAGAGGAATACTTCCTTCTTCTAATGTACAAATTGCAGTCAAGAGAGTCTCCCATGATTCCAAACAAGGGTTGAAGGAATTTGTGGCTGAGATCATTAGCATGGGAAGATTAAGGCACAGGAACTTGGTGCAACTCCTGGGATATTGCAGGCGAAGGGGAGAACTCCTCTTGGTCTATGATTATATGCCCAATGGAAGTCTTGACAAGTTCTTATATGACAATGAAAAACCAAACCTTAACTGGATTCAACGATTTCGAATCCTTAGAGGAGTAGCTTCTGGGCTTCTTTATCTCCATGAAGAGTGGGAACAGGTTGTTCTACACAGAGATGTAAAAGCAAGCAATGTTCTATTAGATGCTGAATTAAATGGAAGGCTTGGAGATTTTGGCCTTGCCAGATTATACGACCACGGTACCAATCCTCAAACCACCCATGTAGTTGGGACAGTGGGTTATTTGGCTCCAGAGCTCACTAGAACAGGAAGGGCAACCACTTGCACTGATGTGTTTGCTTTTGGGGCTTTCATGCTTGAGGTGGCTTGTGGAAGGAGGCCTATAGATCGACGACTGCCTGAAGAGGTAATTTTGGTTGATTGGGTTTTTGGGTGCTGGAAAAAAGGAGCTATCCTTGATGCTAGTGATCCTAGATTGGAAGGTAACTATGTGATGGAGGAAATGGAATTGGTTTTGAAACTAGGCCTACTTTGCTCACACTCAATGCCCGCAGCTAGGCCTAGCATGAGGCAAGTGATGCAGTTTTTGGATGGTAATGCTGATCTGCCAGAATTACCTTACGACAATGCTTGTTTTAGTAACT